From one Peptoniphilaceae bacterium AMB_02 genomic stretch:
- a CDS encoding IS1182 family transposase, translated as MLFKNSKNKVDQVQMISIDQMVPEDHILRKIDKYIKFDFIYELVEDLYCLDNGRPSIDPVVLLKITLIQYLFNIKSMRQTIKDIEVNLAYRWFLGFDFYDKIPHFTTFSLNYRRRFKDTNIFEDIFQNILLQAIEEGLVDTNIQFVDSTHVKAHANRYKVVKVKVKKEIRYYQKKLEKEINEDRKKHDKKPFDPKDKDEELKEVTKSTTDPEAGLFHKGEHKEVFAYSVQTSCDKNGWILGFKSYPGNLHDGTTFKDFFDEKLKRLNPKKLVMDAGYKFPAIAKALLDGGVFPVFPYTRQKTKAKLENPFYKRDFVYDEYYNCYLCPANEVLEYSTTNREGYRQYKSNPKICVNCGYLGRCTSSKKHQKIITRHIWQDYLDISEEYRYTYKGKAEYKKRKETIERQFGSAKEYHGFRYTNMVGIKKMDMKAALTFATLNMKKLAIILSKRDKKPPKNNGVLRKILNFANRFVKIEQTLIFNQGLSSV; from the coding sequence ATGCTATTTAAAAATTCTAAAAACAAAGTTGATCAAGTTCAAATGATTTCAATAGATCAAATGGTTCCCGAAGATCATATACTTAGAAAAATAGATAAATACATTAAATTTGATTTCATATATGAATTAGTTGAAGATTTGTACTGTCTTGATAACGGACGACCTAGTATAGATCCCGTTGTTTTGCTTAAGATTACCTTAATCCAATACCTTTTCAACATAAAAAGCATGAGACAAACAATTAAAGATATTGAAGTAAATCTTGCTTACAGATGGTTTTTAGGTTTTGATTTTTACGATAAAATACCTCATTTCACAACTTTTAGTCTAAACTACAGAAGAAGATTTAAAGATACAAACATATTTGAAGATATTTTTCAAAACATACTACTACAAGCCATTGAAGAAGGCTTAGTTGATACAAATATCCAATTTGTTGACTCAACACATGTTAAAGCACATGCCAATAGGTATAAGGTTGTTAAAGTAAAAGTGAAAAAAGAGATAAGATACTATCAAAAAAAGTTAGAAAAAGAAATAAACGAAGATAGAAAAAAACATGATAAAAAGCCATTTGATCCTAAAGATAAAGATGAAGAACTAAAAGAAGTAACAAAAAGCACAACAGATCCTGAAGCAGGACTATTCCATAAAGGTGAACATAAAGAAGTATTTGCATATAGCGTACAGACATCATGTGATAAAAATGGATGGATATTAGGTTTTAAATCATATCCTGGAAACTTACACGATGGAACAACATTTAAAGATTTCTTTGATGAAAAGTTAAAACGATTGAACCCTAAAAAACTAGTTATGGATGCAGGCTATAAATTCCCGGCAATAGCGAAAGCACTGTTAGATGGTGGCGTATTTCCAGTATTTCCATACACCAGGCAAAAAACAAAAGCAAAACTAGAAAACCCATTCTATAAAAGAGATTTTGTGTATGACGAATACTACAACTGTTACCTTTGTCCAGCAAATGAAGTATTAGAATACTCAACCACAAATAGAGAAGGATATAGGCAGTACAAGAGCAACCCAAAGATCTGTGTAAACTGTGGGTACCTAGGAAGGTGTACAAGTAGTAAAAAACACCAAAAGATAATAACTAGACATATCTGGCAAGATTATCTTGATATCTCAGAAGAATACCGGTATACATATAAAGGGAAAGCAGAGTATAAAAAGAGAAAAGAAACAATAGAAAGGCAATTTGGGAGTGCAAAGGAATATCATGGATTTAGATATACCAATATGGTAGGTATAAAGAAAATGGATATGAAAGCAGCACTTACTTTTGCGACCCTAAATATGAAAAAGTTAGCAATAATCTTAAGTAAAAGAGATAAAAAGCCACCCAAAAATAATGGTGTTTTAAGAAAAATATTGAACTTTGCTAATAGATTTGTCAAGATAGAGCAAACCCTGATTTTTAATCAGGGTTTGTCTTCAGTCTGA
- the mnmA gene encoding tRNA 2-thiouridine(34) synthase MnmA, whose amino-acid sequence MKKVILGMSGGVDSSVAALLLKEQGYEVIGLFMKNWNELDPDGVCTATDDADDARRVAHQLGIPFYTINFEKEYWNTVFTYFLSEYKRGRTPNPDVMCNQEIKFNAFLNYAMTIEGDYIAMGHYARVNQKEGLLLRGSDTSKDQSYFLSRITSEALNKTIFPIGDLLKTEVRKIAGENDLVTAKKKDSTGICFIGERNFNEFLDKYLFTKPGDIIDVDSMEKVGDHSGIIHYTNGQRKGLGIGGIGSGEPWFVVGKNLEKNEVYVAQSEQHPANYSVALYADNIHWISGQKPVSKNLTAKFRYRQPDVEISMNLLSDDRALLEFEPFKGITPGQVAVIYDGEVCLGSMLIDEPVPLDSKYAFTNTISK is encoded by the coding sequence ATGAAAAAAGTTATTTTAGGTATGAGTGGCGGAGTTGATTCATCAGTTGCTGCACTACTTCTTAAAGAACAGGGTTATGAAGTTATAGGTCTATTTATGAAAAACTGGAATGAATTAGACCCTGATGGTGTATGTACTGCAACGGATGATGCAGATGATGCAAGAAGAGTTGCTCATCAGCTTGGCATCCCATTTTATACTATAAATTTTGAAAAAGAATATTGGAATACCGTATTCACTTACTTTTTAAGTGAATACAAGAGAGGTAGAACACCCAATCCGGATGTCATGTGTAATCAAGAGATAAAATTTAACGCATTTCTAAACTATGCAATGACTATTGAAGGCGATTATATAGCCATGGGACACTACGCTAGAGTCAATCAAAAAGAAGGCTTACTCCTTCGTGGTAGTGATACTTCTAAAGATCAGTCCTATTTTTTATCCAGGATAACTTCAGAAGCGTTGAATAAAACCATATTCCCCATCGGAGATTTACTAAAGACCGAAGTTCGTAAAATAGCAGGAGAAAATGATTTGGTTACAGCTAAAAAGAAAGACTCTACTGGGATTTGTTTTATAGGTGAGCGTAATTTTAACGAGTTTTTAGACAAGTATTTATTCACTAAGCCGGGTGATATTATAGATGTTGATTCGATGGAAAAAGTCGGAGATCATTCCGGAATTATTCACTACACCAATGGACAGAGAAAAGGACTTGGCATAGGTGGTATCGGCTCAGGTGAGCCTTGGTTTGTCGTAGGTAAGAACTTGGAAAAAAACGAAGTTTATGTTGCTCAATCAGAACAACACCCGGCTAACTATTCTGTAGCTTTATATGCAGACAATATACATTGGATATCAGGACAAAAACCTGTTAGTAAAAATCTTACTGCAAAATTCAGATACAGACAGCCCGATGTAGAAATCAGTATGAACTTATTATCTGATGATAGAGCACTCTTAGAATTTGAACCCTTCAAAGGAATAACTCCCGGACAGGTTGCAGTTATATATGATGGAGAAGTCTGTTTAGGAAGTATGTTAATTGACGAACCGGTTCCACTCGATTCGAAATATGCTTTTACAAATACTATATCAAAATAA